A portion of the Bacteroides faecium genome contains these proteins:
- a CDS encoding polysaccharide biosynthesis/export family protein, with protein sequence MTLSKKITAFLFILMLGGSSPLLAQSMSDSQVLEYVKDGIKQGKEQKQLASELARKGVTKEQAMRVKQLYERQNNVNTSNATGTDVNESRLREETKENTSDMLEDHPSTQDLARGNQVFGRNIFNTRNLTFEPSVNIATPLNYRLGPGDEVIIDIWGASQNTIRQQISPDGTINIQKIGPVNLNGMTIAEANDYLKKTLNKIYNGLNNANDPTSDIRLTLGSIRTIQINVMGEVVQPGTYSLSSFATVFHALYRAGGVSDIGSLRNVQLVRNGKNIATIDVYQFILKGNIQDDIRLQEGDVVIVPAYEVLVKIDGKVKRSMRFEMKKDESLSTLLSYAGGFEADAYTRSLRVVRQNGQEYEVNTVKDLDYSVYKMRNGDVVTAEAILNRFINKLEIRGAVYRPGIYELNGKLNTIRELVNESQGLTGDAFLNRAVLYRQREDLTSEVIPVDIKAIMDGTSPNIILMKNDILYIPSIHDLEDKGDVVIHGEVAKPDSYPYADNMTLEDLIIQAGGLREAASVVRVDVSRRIKNPRSTVDSDTIGQIYTFSLKEGFVVDGKPGFVLQPYDEVYVRRSPGYQPQQNVAIEGEILFGGSYAMTSREERLSDLINKAGGATNYAYLRGAKLTRVANASEKKRMGDVIRLMSRQLGEAMIDSLGIRIENTFTVGIDLEKALAKPGSTADLVLREGDVVSIPKNNNTITINGAVMVPNTVSYIEGKSVNYYLDQAGGYSENAKKSKKFIVYMNGQVTKVKGSGKKQIEPGCEIIVPSKAKKKVNMGNILGYATSFSSLGMMIASIANLIKK encoded by the coding sequence ATGACACTATCTAAAAAGATTACTGCGTTTCTATTCATTCTAATGTTAGGGGGGTCCTCTCCTTTGTTGGCTCAAAGTATGAGTGATTCCCAAGTTCTTGAATACGTAAAAGACGGCATCAAGCAAGGAAAAGAACAAAAACAACTAGCCTCGGAACTAGCCCGCAAAGGTGTGACCAAGGAACAGGCGATGCGCGTGAAACAGTTGTATGAACGTCAGAACAACGTAAATACTTCCAATGCCACCGGTACCGACGTCAATGAATCGCGCCTTCGTGAAGAAACGAAAGAGAATACGTCCGATATGCTGGAAGACCACCCGAGTACGCAAGACCTCGCCCGTGGCAACCAAGTCTTCGGTAGAAATATATTCAATACCCGAAACCTGACTTTTGAACCCAGTGTAAACATCGCCACTCCCTTGAACTATCGTCTCGGCCCGGGTGACGAAGTGATAATCGACATATGGGGAGCCAGCCAGAACACTATCCGCCAGCAGATTTCTCCTGATGGCACCATCAACATTCAGAAAATCGGCCCTGTCAACCTGAACGGTATGACTATCGCCGAAGCCAACGACTATCTCAAGAAAACTTTAAATAAGATATACAACGGCCTTAACAACGCCAACGACCCTACTTCGGATATCCGTCTGACTCTGGGCAGCATACGTACGATCCAAATCAACGTGATGGGTGAAGTTGTACAACCGGGCACGTATTCCCTGTCTTCTTTTGCTACTGTATTTCATGCACTTTATCGTGCAGGCGGAGTCAGTGACATAGGAAGCCTTCGCAATGTCCAACTGGTAAGAAACGGTAAGAACATCGCCACAATTGATGTCTACCAATTCATACTGAAAGGAAACATCCAGGACGACATCCGTCTCCAGGAAGGCGATGTTGTTATTGTCCCCGCCTACGAAGTATTGGTAAAGATTGACGGAAAAGTGAAACGCTCCATGCGTTTCGAAATGAAGAAGGACGAATCTTTATCTACCCTTCTCAGCTACGCCGGTGGTTTTGAAGCGGATGCCTACACCCGTTCACTGCGTGTAGTACGTCAGAACGGCCAGGAATACGAAGTAAATACAGTCAAAGACCTTGATTACAGCGTCTATAAAATGAGAAATGGTGATGTTGTTACAGCCGAAGCCATCCTTAACCGCTTTATTAATAAACTCGAAATCCGTGGTGCAGTCTACCGTCCGGGAATCTATGAATTGAACGGTAAACTGAATACAATCCGCGAACTTGTCAACGAATCGCAAGGCCTTACAGGCGATGCATTCCTGAACCGTGCCGTTCTTTACCGCCAACGTGAAGACCTGACCAGCGAAGTTATCCCGGTAGACATCAAAGCTATAATGGATGGTACTTCCCCCAATATCATCCTGATGAAAAACGACATTCTCTATATCCCCAGCATCCACGATCTGGAAGATAAAGGTGATGTTGTCATCCACGGCGAAGTAGCCAAGCCGGATTCTTATCCTTATGCAGATAATATGACTCTTGAAGACCTTATTATCCAGGCAGGCGGTTTGCGTGAAGCAGCTTCGGTTGTCCGTGTGGATGTATCCCGCCGAATCAAGAATCCCCGAAGTACCGTAGACAGCGATACAATCGGTCAAATATATACATTTTCCCTGAAAGAGGGATTTGTGGTGGATGGGAAGCCGGGATTTGTACTCCAACCTTATGATGAGGTTTATGTACGTCGAAGTCCCGGCTATCAGCCCCAACAAAATGTAGCTATTGAAGGTGAAATCCTTTTCGGTGGCTCTTATGCGATGACCAGTCGTGAGGAGCGTCTTTCGGATTTAATCAACAAAGCCGGCGGTGCTACGAATTACGCATATTTACGTGGTGCAAAACTGACTCGTGTCGCCAACGCCAGCGAAAAGAAACGCATGGGGGATGTGATTCGTCTAATGAGCAGACAGTTGGGAGAGGCGATGATTGACTCTTTAGGTATCCGTATTGAGAATACATTCACAGTCGGTATTGATTTGGAAAAAGCATTAGCTAAACCTGGAAGTACTGCAGATCTTGTATTGCGTGAAGGCGATGTTGTTTCTATTCCGAAGAACAATAATACAATAACTATTAATGGTGCTGTAATGGTTCCGAATACTGTTTCCTATATAGAAGGTAAGAGTGTGAATTATTATTTGGATCAGGCTGGTGGTTATTCTGAAAATGCGAAGAAGAGTAAGAAGTTCATAGTTTATATGAATGGTCAGGTCACGAAGGTGAAGGGCAGTGGTAAGAAGCAGATAGAGCCAGGTTGTGAGATAATTGTGCCTAGTAAGGCTAAGAAAAAGGTAAATATGGGTAATATTTTGGGGTATGCTACTTCATTTAGTTCATTGGGAATGATGATTGCATCTATTGCTAATCTAATAAAAAAATAG
- a CDS encoding UpxY family transcription antiterminator — MIFAKEKSISAAPGCGTGEGVAHSKRWYVALVRMHHEKKVAERLFKMGIDTFVPVQQEVHQWSDRRKAVNTVLLPMMVFVHADPKERKEVLSFSTVSRYMVMRGESTPAVIPDEQMARFRFMLDYSDEAICMNSSPLARGEKVRVIKGPLSGLVGELVTIGGKSKIAVRLNMLGCACVDMPIGYVESTKNTNDTI, encoded by the coding sequence ATGATTTTTGCAAAGGAAAAGTCTATTAGCGCCGCGCCCGGTTGTGGGACAGGGGAAGGCGTAGCACACTCAAAACGCTGGTATGTAGCACTGGTTCGTATGCATCACGAGAAGAAGGTTGCCGAGCGTTTGTTCAAGATGGGAATCGATACTTTCGTTCCTGTCCAGCAAGAGGTACATCAATGGAGCGACCGTCGTAAGGCAGTCAATACTGTATTACTTCCGATGATGGTATTTGTACATGCTGATCCTAAAGAACGCAAAGAAGTTCTAAGTTTTTCCACGGTCAGCCGTTATATGGTGATGCGTGGTGAAAGCACTCCTGCCGTTATTCCCGATGAGCAGATGGCTCGTTTTCGTTTCATGCTCGATTATTCCGATGAAGCAATTTGTATGAACAGTTCTCCTTTGGCACGTGGCGAGAAAGTCCGTGTCATCAAAGGCCCTCTCAGCGGTCTTGTCGGCGAACTTGTCACGATAGGCGGCAAGAGCAAAATCGCTGTCCGTTTAAATATGCTTGGCTGTGCTTGCGTGGACATGCCAATCGGTTATGTAGAATCTACAAAAAACACCAATGACACTATCTAA
- a CDS encoding tyrosine-type recombinase/integrase: MKKKQFTNCANEYIDRLRREGRYSTAHVYKHAIRSFTKFCGSQFITFSRVNRDTLKAYSNYLAASHLKPNTISTYMRMLRCIYNRGVNSRQAPYVYGLFRDVFTGVDTRQKKALPIRELHVLLNEDPKTEKLRRTQAVASLLFQFCGMPFVDFAHLEKSNVEQGLLKYNRMKTGTPMSLEILDSAQDAIARLCNGYNKEYPDNRPDYLFRILSGEYKRTDEKAYREYQTALRRFNNDLKCLSRQLRIRSSVTSYTLRHSWATTAKYRGVPIEMISESLGHKSIKTTQIYLKGFELEERTKVNKLNYSYVKGFREL, encoded by the coding sequence ATGAAGAAAAAGCAATTTACTAATTGTGCAAACGAATATATAGATCGTTTGCGAAGGGAGGGCCGTTATTCAACGGCTCATGTGTACAAACATGCTATCCGTTCCTTTACGAAATTTTGCGGAAGTCAATTCATTACCTTCAGTAGGGTGAACCGCGATACGTTGAAGGCGTATAGTAACTATTTGGCGGCTTCTCACCTGAAGCCTAATACGATTTCTACATACATGCGTATGTTGCGTTGTATCTACAACCGCGGGGTTAATAGTCGGCAAGCTCCTTATGTGTACGGCCTGTTCCGGGATGTCTTTACTGGGGTTGATACCCGTCAGAAGAAGGCACTTCCGATACGAGAACTTCATGTCTTGCTTAACGAAGACCCGAAGACGGAGAAACTGCGTCGTACACAAGCTGTTGCCAGCCTGTTGTTCCAGTTTTGCGGTATGCCGTTTGTAGACTTTGCCCATTTGGAGAAATCTAACGTCGAGCAGGGACTTTTGAAGTACAACCGTATGAAGACCGGTACGCCCATGAGTCTCGAGATTCTGGATTCGGCGCAGGATGCCATTGCCCGTTTGTGCAACGGATATAATAAGGAGTATCCCGATAATCGTCCCGACTATCTTTTCCGAATATTGAGCGGCGAATATAAGAGAACGGATGAAAAGGCATATCGCGAGTATCAGACGGCTTTGAGACGGTTTAATAATGACTTGAAGTGTTTGTCCAGACAACTGAGAATACGGTCGTCTGTCACATCTTATACGCTCCGCCATTCCTGGGCTACCACTGCGAAATACAGAGGGGTTCCTATCGAGATGATAAGCGAATCACTGGGACACAAATCGATTAAGACAACGCAAATCTATTTAAAAGGCTTTGAATTAGAAGAAAGAACAAAAGTAAATAAATTGAATTATTCTTACGTGAAGGGTTTTAGAGAACTCTGA
- a CDS encoding serine protease produces MKKILILPLLFIFLAQGSMAQTPKWVEKAKRAVFSVVTYDKNDKMLNTGNGFFVSEDGLALSDYSLFKGAERAVIITAEGKQMPVSTILGANDMYDVIKFRVAITEKKVPALIVANTAPAVGADAWMLPYSTQKSIACVSGKVKEVSKVAGEYHYYTLSMQMKDKMVSCPVMNVDGQVFGIAQKSSGLDTVTTCYAAGAAFAMSQKISALSLGDAALKSIGIRKGLPETEDQALVYLFMASSSLSEEDYGKLLDDFIRQFPMNADGYLRRANYYVAKGKDDQSWFDKAVADFNQALKVAQKKDDVYYNIGKLMYAYQLSKPEKPYKDWSYDTALKNVRQAVTIDPLPVYIQLEGDILFAQQDYAGALAAYEKVNASNIASAGTFFSAAKTKELMKADPKEVLMLLDSCIAHCPQPITADFAPYLLERAQMYMNTDQPRNAMFDYDAYFKAVNGQVNDVFYYYREQAALKARQYQRALDDIAKAVELNPTDLTYQAENAVVNLRVGRYEEAIQILNNILKTDPKYGEAYRLLGLCQIQLKKTDEACGNFKKAKELGDPNVDELIKKYCK; encoded by the coding sequence ATGAAGAAGATTTTAATCCTACCTTTACTGTTCATCTTCCTGGCACAGGGAAGCATGGCACAAACCCCAAAATGGGTAGAGAAGGCGAAACGCGCTGTCTTCTCTGTGGTGACTTACGACAAAAACGACAAAATGCTGAATACCGGAAACGGATTTTTTGTATCCGAAGACGGGTTGGCTCTGTCCGACTACTCTCTCTTTAAAGGTGCCGAACGTGCGGTGATTATCACGGCCGAAGGCAAACAAATGCCTGTCAGCACGATATTGGGAGCGAATGATATGTATGATGTTATCAAGTTCCGCGTAGCTATTACCGAAAAGAAAGTGCCTGCGTTGATTGTGGCGAATACTGCTCCGGCAGTGGGAGCCGACGCATGGATGCTTCCTTATTCTACACAGAAAAGCATTGCTTGTGTATCGGGTAAAGTGAAAGAGGTTTCAAAAGTAGCCGGCGAGTATCATTATTATACGTTGAGCATGCAGATGAAAGACAAGATGGTGAGCTGTCCGGTGATGAATGTGGACGGTCAGGTGTTCGGTATTGCGCAGAAATCATCCGGTCTTGACACGGTGACTACCTGCTATGCCGCAGGAGCTGCCTTTGCCATGTCACAGAAGATTAGTGCACTTTCTTTGGGAGATGCGGCACTGAAAAGCATAGGTATCCGCAAAGGTCTGCCCGAAACGGAAGACCAGGCATTGGTATATCTGTTCATGGCTTCTTCAAGTCTGTCGGAAGAAGATTACGGAAAGCTGCTGGATGATTTTATCCGTCAGTTTCCGATGAATGCGGATGGTTATCTTCGCCGTGCGAATTATTACGTAGCTAAAGGCAAGGACGACCAGTCTTGGTTCGATAAGGCCGTTGCTGACTTTAACCAAGCGTTGAAAGTAGCTCAGAAGAAAGATGATGTATATTATAATATAGGTAAGCTGATGTACGCTTACCAACTGTCGAAACCGGAGAAACCATATAAGGACTGGTCGTATGACACTGCTTTGAAGAATGTACGTCAGGCCGTCACTATCGATCCGCTGCCTGTTTATATCCAACTGGAAGGCGATATCTTATTTGCCCAACAGGATTATGCCGGAGCTTTGGCTGCTTACGAGAAAGTAAATGCCAGCAATATCGCTTCTGCCGGTACGTTCTTCAGTGCTGCCAAAACAAAAGAGTTGATGAAAGCCGACCCGAAAGAAGTTTTGATGCTGTTGGATAGCTGTATCGCCCATTGCCCGCAACCCATTACGGCGGACTTCGCTCCTTATCTGCTGGAACGTGCACAGATGTATATGAACACCGACCAGCCACGAAACGCTATGTTCGACTATGACGCTTATTTTAAAGCTGTCAACGGTCAGGTGAACGACGTATTCTATTATTATCGTGAACAGGCTGCTTTGAAAGCGCGCCAGTATCAACGTGCATTGGATGATATTGCCAAAGCCGTCGAACTGAATCCGACCGACTTGACTTATCAGGCTGAAAACGCTGTGGTAAATCTGCGTGTAGGACGTTATGAGGAAGCCATTCAAATTCTGAATAATATCCTGAAAACAGACCCGAAATATGGCGAAGCCTACCGTTTGCTGGGACTCTGCCAGATACAATTGAAAAAGACAGACGAGGCTTGCGGAAACTTCAAGAAAGCTAAAGAATTGGGTGATCCGAACGTGGATGAGCTGATTAAGAAATACTGCAAGTAA
- the rlmB gene encoding 23S rRNA (guanosine(2251)-2'-O)-methyltransferase RlmB, translating into MIDKSEMIFGVRAVIEAIQAGKEIDKILVKKDIQSELSKELFAALNGLLIPVQRVPVERIDRITRKNHQGVIAFISSVTYQKTEDMVPFLFEQGKNPFFVMLDGITDVRNFGAIARTCECAGVDAVIIPSRNSVSVNADAVKTSAGALHTLPVCREQSLRSTLKFLKDSGFRIVAATEKGDYDYTKADYTGPVCVIMGAEDTGVSYDNLALCDEWVKIPMLGTIESLNVSVAAGILIYEGVKQRNNE; encoded by the coding sequence ATGATAGATAAAAGTGAAATGATTTTCGGCGTTCGTGCCGTGATAGAAGCCATTCAGGCTGGAAAAGAGATTGATAAAATCCTTGTAAAGAAAGACATTCAGAGTGAACTTTCTAAAGAGCTGTTTGCGGCTTTGAATGGTCTGCTGATTCCTGTTCAGCGTGTTCCGGTAGAGCGTATCGACCGCATCACCCGCAAGAATCATCAGGGTGTGATTGCCTTCATTTCTTCTGTGACCTATCAGAAGACGGAAGATATGGTTCCTTTCTTGTTTGAGCAGGGTAAGAATCCGTTTTTCGTGATGCTGGATGGAATAACCGATGTGCGCAATTTCGGCGCGATTGCCCGTACTTGCGAATGTGCCGGCGTAGACGCGGTGATTATCCCTTCCCGTAACAGCGTGTCGGTGAATGCCGATGCCGTGAAAACCTCGGCAGGAGCCTTGCATACGCTTCCCGTATGCCGCGAACAGAGTCTGCGCTCGACGCTGAAATTCCTGAAAGATAGCGGTTTTCGCATCGTGGCTGCCACCGAAAAAGGGGACTATGACTATACGAAAGCTGATTATACAGGGCCGGTGTGCGTCATTATGGGTGCGGAAGATACAGGTGTGTCTTATGACAACCTGGCACTCTGCGACGAATGGGTGAAGATACCGATGTTGGGAACCATCGAATCCCTGAATGTGTCTGTTGCCGCCGGTATCCTGATTTACGAAGGTGTGAAACAAAGAAATAACGAGTGA